One window of the Rhizorhabdus dicambivorans genome contains the following:
- the istB gene encoding IS21-like element helper ATPase IstB → MPLPAIEAEPTSVPPAVLLANHLKALKLPTFVREYEKVAFEAAQDRADYPRYLLRLCELERIDRERRMVERRIRMARFPHTKSFDTFDFAAQPSLNKALVLELARGEWIERRRNVIALGPSGTGKTHTALALGLAACQKGHSVAFTTAAALVHDLMEARDERRLRSLQKHLASVKLLILDELGYVPFTAVGGELLFEVLSQRYERGSTLITSNLPFDEWTSVFGSERLTGALLDRLTHHVHILEMNGDSFRLASSRKRQKDKGEDK, encoded by the coding sequence ATGCCGCTGCCAGCCATCGAGGCCGAACCCACCAGCGTGCCGCCCGCTGTACTACTGGCCAACCATCTCAAAGCGCTCAAGCTGCCCACCTTTGTGCGCGAGTATGAGAAGGTCGCCTTCGAGGCCGCGCAGGATCGGGCCGATTACCCCCGCTATCTGCTGCGCCTGTGCGAACTTGAACGGATTGATCGCGAGCGCCGGATGGTGGAGCGCCGTATCCGCATGGCTCGCTTCCCGCACACCAAGAGCTTTGACACCTTCGACTTTGCAGCCCAGCCATCACTGAACAAGGCCTTGGTTCTGGAACTGGCGCGCGGTGAATGGATCGAGCGGCGGCGTAATGTCATTGCGCTGGGCCCCAGCGGCACCGGTAAGACCCACACCGCCCTCGCGCTAGGACTGGCTGCGTGCCAGAAAGGGCACAGCGTGGCCTTCACAACGGCCGCGGCGTTGGTCCATGACCTGATGGAGGCTCGCGACGAGCGTCGCTTGCGCAGCCTGCAAAAGCATCTGGCATCTGTAAAGCTGCTGATCCTCGACGAGTTGGGATATGTACCATTCACCGCCGTGGGCGGCGAGTTGCTGTTCGAGGTACTCAGCCAGCGCTATGAACGCGGCAGCACGCTGATCACCAGCAATCTGCCCTTCGATGAATGGACATCGGTGTTCGGCTCCGAACGCCTGACCGGCGCCCTGCTCGACCGGCTGACACACCACGTCCACATTCTCGAGATGAATGGTGACAGCTTCCGTCTCGCCAGCAGCCGCAAGCGCCAGAAGGACAAGGGGGAGGATAAATGA
- a CDS encoding glutathione S-transferase family protein: MKLYYSPKSGHSHRARLFLSLLGVRFELIEVDLAARQHKSADFLRLNAFGQVPVLEDDGIAIADSNAILVYLAQKFGRTDWYPEDASGAARVQRWLSVAAGQLVQGPASARLVTLFGAKIDAQAAIDRAHALLAVIETELEQTGWLAADHPTIADIALYSYVARAPEGNVGLDAYLRIQAWLERIETLRGFVPFAIHPVGHYAPGAPLAHLAMA, translated from the coding sequence GTGAAGCTCTATTACAGCCCGAAGTCGGGGCATTCCCACCGCGCGCGCCTGTTCCTGTCCCTGCTTGGCGTGCGCTTTGAATTGATCGAAGTCGACCTCGCCGCGCGTCAGCACAAGAGCGCCGATTTCCTTCGGCTGAATGCGTTCGGTCAGGTTCCGGTGCTGGAGGATGATGGAATTGCAATCGCGGATTCCAATGCGATTCTCGTCTATCTTGCGCAGAAGTTCGGCCGAACGGACTGGTATCCGGAGGATGCATCAGGCGCGGCGCGTGTGCAGCGCTGGCTGTCGGTCGCCGCCGGTCAACTCGTCCAGGGGCCAGCCAGCGCCAGACTCGTCACCCTGTTCGGCGCGAAGATCGATGCCCAAGCCGCAATCGATCGCGCGCATGCCCTACTGGCGGTCATAGAGACTGAACTCGAGCAGACCGGATGGCTCGCCGCCGATCACCCGACGATCGCCGATATTGCGCTCTACAGCTACGTGGCACGAGCGCCGGAAGGCAATGTTGGCCTCGATGCCTATCTGCGGATCCAGGCCTGGCTTGAACGGATCGAGACGCTTCGCGGCTTTGTTCCGTTCGCGATTCATCCGGTCGGACATTATGCACCCGGAGCGCCACTTGCGCACCTGGCGATGGCCTAG
- a CDS encoding S8 family peptidase produces the protein MSEHNRPHIDITALAQRRAFKSPGSNARQRALNRVRADHGLRLIAEIGNAFAEAEAGQRGLPEQPAGLEPAAGVFIEVELNRAANATNLERQREGTRQAAEIVDENGVRRIALFVPDDMRDAFAQVFEDYTNGELSEKGSPPKKTRVEPIEHIRAARLQSFWRDVPEALPEDPQAQMWWALWCFNDRTDRVLASAAMLGLHVGNPDTFLRFPETTVIPAYGRRASVEMLLFATAGISELRRASDSPLVFTRDLKEDVPAFIDDLAERVTWPGNDAPAVCLLDTGVNRAHPLIEPALSPEDLMAIDTDWGGDDHEHGAGHGTGMAGLALHGDLVGPLAGNQPIQLKHRLESVKILPPPDLPDNDPHSYGPITQSAILLAEINNPDRDRVFCMAVTNEGRSGSDATAWSAAIDQAAAGAESDDPENPPPRRLVLLSAGNIPDNSAAAEIADADVFPAEDPSQAWNALTIGGYTEKTGIGEAGYDTWSPMAPVGAASPYSRTSFLWDTSQSPFKPELVFEAGNRALSPSGTEAVAGLDSLSLLTASRLVDQKPLDAFWATSAATAQAARMAAQLTAAYPQYWPETIRALMVHSARWTGHMGQLVAQCATKRDKADCLRRFGYGVPDLGRAMASAVDDLALVAQNTIRPFRMEGGSVRFNESHIYQLPWPRDVLEQLDNTRVRLKVALSYFVEPNPSFATNLDPARYQSFGLRFDLKRSRETLGNFNRRNNAEGYDRNAPRAANEINDGWLFGERQISSGSLHVDIWEGPAVELAARNALYVHPISGWWRERKSLGRYDKEARYALVVSLETPTVEVDLYTPVAALVPLLVDVPIEF, from the coding sequence GTGAGCGAACACAACCGACCGCATATCGATATCACCGCGCTTGCCCAGCGTCGCGCATTCAAGTCGCCGGGCAGCAATGCACGGCAGCGCGCACTGAACAGGGTCCGCGCGGATCATGGCCTCCGCCTCATCGCCGAAATAGGCAATGCCTTTGCCGAGGCGGAGGCAGGACAACGCGGCCTGCCCGAACAGCCCGCCGGCCTTGAGCCTGCCGCCGGTGTTTTCATTGAGGTCGAGCTGAATAGGGCTGCTAACGCCACCAACCTTGAACGGCAACGGGAAGGAACACGTCAAGCCGCCGAGATAGTTGATGAGAACGGAGTGCGCCGTATTGCCCTGTTCGTTCCCGACGACATGCGCGACGCATTCGCCCAGGTCTTCGAGGATTATACAAACGGCGAACTGAGCGAAAAGGGATCACCGCCCAAGAAGACCAGGGTCGAACCAATCGAGCATATTCGCGCGGCACGCCTCCAAAGCTTCTGGCGCGATGTTCCCGAGGCACTGCCGGAAGACCCCCAGGCGCAGATGTGGTGGGCTCTCTGGTGCTTCAATGACCGCACCGACAGAGTTCTCGCCAGCGCTGCGATGCTGGGACTGCATGTCGGGAATCCTGATACTTTCCTGCGTTTCCCGGAAACGACGGTGATCCCGGCATACGGACGCCGCGCATCGGTCGAAATGTTGCTATTCGCAACCGCAGGGATTTCCGAGCTTCGCCGCGCGAGCGACAGTCCTTTGGTGTTCACCCGGGATCTGAAGGAAGATGTTCCCGCATTTATCGATGATCTCGCAGAGCGCGTGACCTGGCCCGGCAATGACGCGCCGGCCGTCTGTCTGCTCGACACCGGGGTCAACCGCGCCCATCCCCTGATCGAACCGGCTCTGTCGCCAGAAGATCTGATGGCGATAGACACTGACTGGGGCGGCGACGATCATGAACACGGCGCCGGCCATGGGACCGGGATGGCCGGACTTGCCCTGCATGGGGATCTCGTCGGCCCGCTAGCCGGCAATCAGCCGATCCAGCTCAAACACCGTCTGGAATCGGTAAAGATACTGCCGCCCCCGGATTTGCCGGATAATGACCCCCATTCCTATGGACCAATCACGCAAAGCGCCATCCTGCTCGCCGAGATCAACAACCCTGATCGCGATCGTGTCTTCTGTATGGCGGTCACTAACGAGGGACGCAGCGGATCTGACGCGACGGCGTGGAGCGCGGCCATCGACCAGGCGGCGGCTGGCGCGGAATCCGACGATCCTGAAAACCCGCCGCCCCGGCGGCTCGTCCTGCTGTCCGCAGGCAATATTCCAGATAATTCCGCAGCTGCCGAGATCGCCGATGCCGATGTCTTTCCGGCGGAAGACCCGTCCCAGGCGTGGAATGCTCTCACCATCGGCGGGTACACCGAAAAGACCGGGATCGGCGAGGCCGGCTACGACACTTGGTCGCCCATGGCGCCGGTTGGTGCCGCCAGTCCCTACAGCAGGACATCTTTCCTCTGGGACACCAGCCAGTCTCCGTTCAAACCCGAACTCGTATTCGAGGCCGGGAACCGGGCGCTTAGCCCGAGCGGCACCGAAGCGGTGGCCGGACTCGACTCACTTTCCCTCCTTACGGCTTCTCGGCTTGTCGATCAGAAACCGCTGGACGCATTCTGGGCAACCAGTGCGGCAACTGCTCAGGCCGCCCGGATGGCGGCGCAGCTGACTGCTGCCTACCCGCAGTATTGGCCGGAAACGATCCGCGCGCTCATGGTGCACAGTGCGCGTTGGACTGGCCATATGGGGCAGCTTGTCGCGCAGTGCGCGACAAAGCGTGACAAGGCCGATTGCCTCAGGCGGTTTGGCTATGGTGTTCCCGATCTCGGTCGCGCAATGGCTTCCGCTGTCGATGATCTCGCATTGGTCGCACAAAATACGATACGTCCGTTTCGCATGGAAGGCGGGAGCGTTCGCTTCAACGAATCCCATATCTACCAGCTTCCCTGGCCACGGGACGTGCTTGAGCAGCTCGACAACACCCGAGTCAGATTGAAAGTCGCCTTGTCCTACTTCGTGGAACCCAACCCCAGCTTTGCGACCAACCTGGACCCGGCACGTTACCAGTCATTCGGCCTGCGCTTTGATCTCAAACGGTCGCGCGAGACGCTTGGCAACTTTAACCGCCGCAACAATGCGGAAGGCTACGACCGCAACGCACCCCGCGCAGCCAATGAAATCAATGACGGCTGGCTGTTTGGCGAAAGACAGATTTCCTCGGGCTCACTGCATGTTGATATTTGGGAGGGGCCTGCAGTCGAACTCGCAGCCAGAAATGCGCTCTATGTCCATCCAATCTCAGGATGGTGGCGCGAGCGCAAATCACTCGGAAGATACGATAAGGAAGCGCGTTACGCGCTGGTGGTTAGCCTTGAGACACCCACTGTCGAAGTCGACCTCTATACCCCAGTAGCCGCACTGGTGCCTCTACTTGTCGATGTGCCGATCGAATTCTGA
- a CDS encoding AAA family ATPase, with protein sequence MSNAKQILAMLRSRAEGDDAQFYSIALQVAASEARQGHRDTANELRSAVDAARGAGGVKPSIPVSFAAPRGDLEGLLDYRDPVVDLQDVILSSAVSERLNAMLLQQRKRDWLREHGKVPSRSLLFVGPPGSGKTMTAEAIAGELKLPLFIIRLETLITRYMGETAAKLRLVFDETRRRRGVYLFDEFDAVGGHRTATNDVAEMRRVLNSFLQFMEEKTSTDSPIIAATNHPELLDRALLRRFDDVLEFDMPTAAQIRAVMKANLKPLKFQRAAWTAIEQAARGLSQAEVARAADEVVKTAILEQRNQTTTQEVVAKLTERQAMRTAFSVKR encoded by the coding sequence ATGTCGAACGCCAAGCAAATACTGGCGATGTTACGCAGTCGCGCCGAAGGTGACGACGCGCAGTTCTATTCTATCGCCTTGCAGGTCGCTGCCTCGGAAGCACGTCAGGGTCACCGCGATACCGCAAACGAGCTCCGTTCCGCGGTCGATGCCGCGCGCGGTGCGGGCGGGGTCAAGCCATCCATTCCCGTGTCCTTTGCCGCGCCGCGCGGCGATCTCGAAGGACTGCTCGATTATCGCGATCCCGTGGTTGATCTTCAGGATGTCATTCTGAGTTCGGCGGTGTCCGAAAGGCTCAATGCGATGCTCCTGCAGCAACGTAAACGCGATTGGCTGCGCGAGCATGGCAAGGTTCCATCGAGAAGCCTCCTGTTCGTCGGCCCGCCCGGATCAGGCAAGACCATGACCGCCGAGGCCATCGCCGGTGAGTTGAAACTGCCGCTGTTCATCATTCGCCTCGAAACACTGATTACCCGCTACATGGGTGAGACTGCCGCAAAACTCCGTCTGGTTTTCGACGAGACCCGGCGTCGGCGCGGGGTCTATCTGTTCGACGAATTCGATGCCGTCGGCGGTCATCGCACCGCGACCAACGACGTCGCCGAAATGCGCCGGGTACTGAACAGCTTCCTCCAGTTCATGGAGGAGAAGACCTCGACGGACAGCCCGATCATCGCTGCGACCAACCATCCTGAACTTCTCGATCGGGCTCTGCTCCGGCGGTTCGACGACGTCCTCGAATTTGACATGCCGACTGCCGCGCAGATCCGTGCGGTCATGAAGGCCAATCTCAAGCCGCTCAAGTTCCAGCGTGCGGCATGGACAGCAATCGAGCAAGCGGCACGCGGACTCAGCCAGGCCGAAGTTGCCCGCGCCGCAGACGAGGTCGTGAAGACTGCAATCCTCGAACAGCGGAATCAGACGACCACCCAGGAGGTCGTTGCCAAGCTCACTGAGCGCCAGGCCATGCGAACGGCGTTCTCGGTGAAGCGCTGA
- a CDS encoding helix-turn-helix domain-containing transcriptional regulator translates to MALTRNFTEAIKERVARDPAFARAMLDDAATTFLNGEPQIARLILRDLVNASVGFEQLAAETNRPSKSLHRMLSAQGNPSMDNISAIFGAVRKRLGLAFVAHTVEAT, encoded by the coding sequence GTGGCGCTGACGCGGAATTTTACCGAGGCAATCAAGGAAAGGGTGGCCCGCGATCCGGCTTTCGCCAGAGCCATGCTCGACGACGCTGCAACAACTTTCCTCAACGGTGAGCCGCAGATTGCGCGCCTGATCTTGCGCGACCTTGTCAACGCCTCGGTTGGGTTCGAGCAGCTTGCCGCCGAGACCAATCGGCCGAGCAAAAGCCTGCACCGCATGCTCTCTGCTCAGGGCAATCCAAGCATGGACAACATCTCCGCCATCTTTGGCGCGGTCCGTAAGCGTCTGGGCCTGGCTTTCGTGGCTCACACAGTCGAGGCGACATGA
- a CDS encoding tyrosine-type recombinase/integrase has protein sequence MPTAKINKRSVDAFSADGQPQAVLWDSEIRGFGVRALPSGLKTFIVQYRNAEGIKRRINIGRYGVITVERARDLAKIKLGEVAAGEDPAVTVHEARKGMTVSQMCDWYLTEARAGNILGRKNRPIKESSLKMDESRINTHIKPLLGKRHAKHLTIAEVEQMQSDVRDGKTAKARGGGRGGKAAGGPGVAARCLGTLQAILGHAKHKGLLTEHPTRGAKKLATKKKTRRLSSTEITALGKAMAYAERNGENPTALAVVRLLALTGFRREEGQAMKRAWVHAEGGFVAFPDTKTDAQVRAIGPEALRVVLVQAEIAGNPHVFPSLTGTGPYQASSACFIRVCRLAGIEGATLHTLRHTFASIAGELGFTELTIRAMLGHASQNVTQDYIHIDEALKLAVRRTSDEIARLLDEGAAGLRRVNLAA, from the coding sequence ATGCCGACTGCCAAGATCAACAAGCGCTCGGTCGATGCCTTCAGCGCGGATGGACAGCCACAGGCAGTCTTGTGGGATAGCGAGATCCGGGGCTTCGGTGTTCGGGCTTTGCCGTCAGGGCTCAAGACCTTCATCGTCCAGTACCGCAATGCCGAGGGCATCAAGCGGCGGATCAATATCGGCCGATATGGGGTCATCACCGTCGAACGCGCGCGCGACCTGGCGAAAATCAAGCTCGGCGAAGTCGCGGCTGGCGAAGACCCGGCCGTGACAGTCCACGAAGCCCGAAAGGGGATGACTGTTTCCCAGATGTGCGACTGGTATCTGACCGAGGCTCGCGCCGGGAACATCCTTGGACGCAAGAACCGGCCGATCAAGGAGTCCTCGCTCAAGATGGACGAGAGCCGGATCAACACGCACATCAAGCCTCTGCTGGGCAAGCGACACGCCAAGCATTTGACCATCGCCGAAGTGGAGCAGATGCAGTCCGATGTGCGGGACGGCAAGACCGCCAAGGCGCGCGGCGGCGGGCGCGGCGGCAAGGCTGCTGGCGGCCCCGGCGTTGCGGCGCGCTGCCTTGGCACGCTTCAGGCGATCCTGGGTCATGCCAAGCACAAAGGATTGCTGACTGAACATCCCACACGAGGCGCGAAGAAGCTGGCGACCAAAAAGAAGACCCGGCGCCTCAGCTCGACCGAGATCACCGCGCTGGGCAAGGCTATGGCCTATGCTGAACGCAACGGAGAGAACCCGACCGCTCTTGCGGTTGTCCGGCTCCTGGCGCTGACCGGCTTCCGGCGCGAGGAAGGCCAAGCGATGAAGCGGGCGTGGGTTCATGCCGAAGGCGGGTTTGTCGCTTTCCCCGACACCAAGACAGACGCCCAGGTGCGTGCGATCGGACCGGAGGCGCTCCGGGTTGTGCTGGTGCAGGCGGAGATCGCCGGCAATCCCCACGTCTTTCCTTCGCTGACCGGCACTGGTCCTTATCAGGCCTCCAGCGCCTGCTTCATTCGCGTCTGCCGATTGGCCGGGATCGAGGGCGCGACGCTGCACACCTTGCGCCACACTTTCGCCAGCATCGCTGGCGAACTCGGGTTCACCGAACTGACGATCCGCGCCATGCTCGGCCATGCATCCCAGAATGTGACGCAGGACTACATCCATATCGACGAGGCACTGAAGCTCGCCGTCCGGCGGACCTCGGACGAAATTGCCCGCCTGCTCGACGAGGGCGCGGCAGGGCTGCGACGCGTCAATCTCGCCGCTTGA
- a CDS encoding RNA polymerase sigma factor — MRTRFDPQGALGPSARIEALAEQFHTPLKTYFERRARTPEDAEDLTQEVFVRLLHRSGADEIDNVASFIFVTAANLLKDYYRSHARRGQMQSTEGLDFVSLAPNPAQQAEGKAEIGVLLKAIQALPPKCRAVFVMHRFDELRHTEIARRLGISVSMVEKHIAAAIRQLRETLDGGHA, encoded by the coding sequence GTGAGGACAAGGTTCGATCCGCAGGGAGCGCTAGGCCCATCCGCACGGATCGAAGCGCTGGCGGAGCAATTCCACACACCCCTGAAAACCTATTTTGAACGCCGCGCTCGCACGCCGGAAGACGCGGAAGACCTAACCCAGGAGGTCTTTGTCCGGCTGTTGCATCGATCCGGCGCTGACGAGATCGACAATGTCGCCAGCTTCATCTTCGTCACCGCGGCCAACCTTCTCAAGGATTATTACCGTTCCCATGCCCGTCGTGGGCAGATGCAATCCACCGAAGGGCTCGATTTCGTCAGCCTCGCACCAAATCCGGCGCAGCAGGCTGAGGGTAAGGCCGAGATCGGCGTCTTACTGAAGGCGATCCAGGCGCTGCCGCCAAAATGTCGCGCTGTGTTCGTGATGCACCGCTTCGACGAGCTGCGACACACAGAGATTGCACGGAGGTTGGGAATTAGCGTCTCCATGGTCGAAAAGCATATCGCCGCGGCGATCAGGCAGTTGCGGGAAACGCTGGACGGCGGCCATGCGTAA
- a CDS encoding FecR family protein, giving the protein MRKASTLYGDIHEAAAYWYARMSSDVKLPDDQAAFDGWISQRPEHAEAYAEACATAASFAALTGHPEVEALRVEALLLEEQRRRPLLARIGSMGTAAGLMAAAAAFLFYLLSVPTETGVWQTAPGQTRQIALSDGSTVVLGSDSRLEIRFRRTGRDLEIGRGQAYFDVAHDSTRPFVVAADGRRVTALGTAFDVRSYPNDTTVTLVRGRVEIAREDGSREALLMPGQQFRAASGGTSVRDVDGVAETSWRVGRLEFQNISLVDAVTEFNRSAPQSIVIADTRLADLRLSGVFRADDAYGFAMALVPAYPITATRQSSGDIVLRYRDGARSGGSAGR; this is encoded by the coding sequence ATGCGTAAGGCGTCGACCCTCTACGGCGACATCCACGAGGCTGCCGCCTATTGGTATGCGCGCATGTCGTCGGACGTGAAGCTGCCCGATGATCAGGCCGCCTTTGACGGCTGGATATCGCAACGGCCGGAACATGCCGAGGCCTATGCCGAAGCCTGCGCCACCGCCGCCAGCTTCGCGGCGCTGACCGGTCATCCGGAAGTGGAGGCCCTGCGGGTCGAGGCCCTACTCCTGGAGGAGCAGCGGCGGCGGCCGCTGTTGGCGCGGATAGGCTCGATGGGAACCGCTGCGGGCCTCATGGCCGCAGCCGCGGCATTCCTGTTCTACCTGCTATCGGTTCCTACCGAGACGGGGGTCTGGCAGACCGCCCCTGGCCAGACGCGGCAAATCGCGCTGAGCGACGGCAGCACGGTCGTGCTGGGATCGGACTCCAGGCTGGAGATACGGTTTCGACGCACGGGGCGCGATCTGGAGATCGGCCGGGGGCAGGCCTATTTCGACGTGGCGCACGACTCGACGCGGCCTTTCGTGGTGGCGGCGGATGGCCGCAGGGTCACGGCGCTGGGAACCGCCTTCGATGTCCGGTCCTATCCCAACGACACGACCGTCACCCTGGTGCGGGGCCGTGTGGAGATCGCCCGCGAGGATGGAAGCCGCGAGGCGCTGCTGATGCCAGGCCAGCAGTTCAGGGCTGCCTCCGGCGGCACCTCGGTGCGCGACGTCGATGGCGTGGCCGAGACGTCCTGGCGGGTGGGCCGGCTGGAGTTCCAGAACATATCGCTCGTCGATGCGGTGACGGAATTCAATCGCAGCGCGCCGCAGTCGATCGTCATCGCGGACACGCGGCTTGCCGATCTCCGCCTGTCCGGCGTGTTTCGTGCCGATGACGCATATGGGTTCGCAATGGCCCTCGTTCCCGCCTACCCGATCACCGCGACCCGTCAGAGTTCCGGCGACATCGTCCTGCGCTACAGGGACGGTGCGAGGAGCGGCGGATCCGCCGGCCGCTAA
- a CDS encoding TonB-dependent receptor domain-containing protein — protein sequence MGDNRQSRSYLWAAVALSMLALPGQPLLAAPISIEAQSLDDALRTLARQTGAQIVFNPALVAGHRAAGVSGATSPERALRKLLSNTGLTYQVTGNSTYTIVAQARPARVPAASPAGGQDGSDSPLDADIIVTAQKREQSVLDVPASITALAGTKIAEQNLTNFTAVSTLVPNFNVNYQRGTNATPSLTIRGISNEGSVSRLNESSVAMYVDEIYLGDESMLTGLMFDVARVEVLRGPQGTLFGRNTTAGLGHFISVAPTRDFAGYGSVLYGSDNWISLEGAVSGPVSDRVRVRLAGKYERHDGHYKNLLDIDQVTAGLQRPPGVEAKIGDREVWGLRAMADIDLTDSVVLRLIASHAENDSQTAAGRTPGVLDPADRTGNTYCSLNRVLKGECVSITQLFSGAPANGFRKPGLAATNLTAAQLAVVQHTTMLTGKLTADFGGATLTAVSNYSRNFYFEGRDGDGGPDPIGTAFDSRGETTNREWQASQEIRVSGDLDMLNWVAGIYYYTDSKRNMFTSKSVAPLRPGGISQSRIDTSSGALFGQLDAQIVPGWTLTIGARYTDETRELKRAIATIEGVASENVLAQLARPKSHTKDLTGKIGLTWEPSDDSTLYANYSRGAKSPSFNTAYSSSITQFNGGNARVTGPVAQEKLDAFELGLKQRLFDRKLSINTSAFYYSFSGKQLILSRFINNQVQSQFINAGNARLYGIETEINFVPSRYFDLNFNAGYLDNKITSSDVIVPNPLNVPTPLKGRKLPRTPKWNANAIAAVHIPVERLGTFTFQAEANAVAKQNYSLTNFYLAADEARIVANFRLLWKSESGKINAQAFVTNAFNRNYYLNIADTVINRAALGGIAGPENEGRLWGFKVGMTF from the coding sequence ATGGGCGACAACCGTCAATCGCGAAGCTATCTGTGGGCTGCCGTCGCACTTTCGATGCTCGCGCTGCCCGGACAACCGCTGTTGGCTGCGCCGATTTCCATCGAAGCGCAAAGCCTGGACGATGCCTTGCGGACGCTGGCGCGCCAGACCGGTGCCCAGATTGTCTTCAATCCCGCGCTGGTAGCTGGACACCGCGCGGCGGGGGTCAGCGGAGCGACATCGCCTGAACGGGCGCTGCGGAAGCTGTTGTCCAACACCGGCCTGACCTATCAGGTCACCGGGAACAGCACTTATACCATCGTCGCGCAGGCCAGGCCGGCGAGGGTGCCCGCGGCCAGCCCCGCTGGAGGCCAGGACGGTTCCGACAGCCCTTTGGACGCCGACATCATCGTCACCGCGCAAAAGCGGGAGCAGTCCGTCCTTGACGTCCCGGCGTCGATCACCGCGCTCGCCGGCACCAAGATCGCCGAGCAGAACCTGACGAATTTCACGGCGGTGTCAACGCTCGTGCCGAACTTCAACGTCAACTATCAGCGCGGCACCAACGCGACGCCGAGCCTGACGATCCGCGGTATCAGCAACGAGGGCAGTGTCAGCCGTCTAAACGAGAGCTCGGTCGCGATGTATGTCGATGAGATATATCTCGGTGACGAATCCATGCTCACGGGTCTGATGTTCGACGTCGCCCGGGTCGAGGTGCTGCGCGGGCCGCAGGGGACGCTGTTCGGGCGGAATACCACAGCGGGCCTGGGGCATTTCATTTCAGTGGCGCCAACCCGCGATTTCGCCGGTTATGGCAGCGTCCTTTACGGTTCGGACAACTGGATATCGCTCGAAGGCGCGGTGAGCGGCCCCGTCTCCGACAGGGTCCGCGTGCGCCTGGCCGGAAAATATGAGCGCCATGATGGCCACTATAAGAATCTCCTGGATATCGATCAGGTGACGGCCGGTCTTCAGCGACCGCCGGGAGTGGAGGCGAAGATTGGCGACCGCGAGGTCTGGGGGCTTCGTGCCATGGCCGATATCGATCTGACGGACAGCGTCGTGCTGCGGTTGATCGCCTCGCATGCCGAGAACGATTCCCAGACGGCTGCCGGCCGGACCCCAGGCGTGCTCGATCCGGCCGATCGCACCGGTAATACCTATTGCTCGCTGAATCGGGTGCTGAAGGGCGAATGCGTCAGCATCACTCAGCTCTTTTCCGGCGCCCCGGCGAACGGCTTCCGCAAGCCGGGGCTTGCCGCCACCAATCTGACGGCGGCGCAACTGGCGGTCGTGCAGCATACCACGATGCTGACCGGCAAGTTGACGGCTGATTTCGGCGGAGCGACGCTGACGGCCGTCTCCAATTATTCGCGCAACTTCTATTTCGAAGGCCGCGACGGGGACGGCGGCCCTGATCCGATCGGTACGGCTTTCGACAGCCGCGGCGAGACGACCAACCGCGAGTGGCAGGCCAGCCAGGAAATCCGCGTGAGCGGCGATCTCGACATGCTCAACTGGGTGGCCGGCATCTATTATTACACCGACAGCAAGCGCAACATGTTCACTTCCAAGTCGGTGGCGCCTCTCAGGCCCGGCGGCATTTCGCAATCGCGGATCGATACATCGTCCGGAGCACTGTTCGGTCAGCTCGATGCTCAGATCGTGCCAGGTTGGACGCTCACCATCGGCGCGCGCTATACAGACGAAACCCGCGAGCTGAAACGCGCTATCGCGACGATCGAGGGGGTCGCTTCGGAAAATGTCTTGGCGCAACTTGCCCGCCCTAAATCCCATACCAAGGATTTGACGGGCAAAATCGGGCTGACATGGGAGCCGTCGGACGACAGCACGCTTTACGCCAATTATTCGCGAGGAGCCAAGAGCCCCTCATTCAACACGGCCTACTCGTCCAGCATCACGCAGTTCAACGGCGGAAACGCACGTGTCACTGGACCTGTTGCCCAAGAAAAACTGGATGCTTTCGAGTTGGGTTTGAAGCAGCGGCTATTCGATCGGAAGCTGTCGATCAACACGTCGGCTTTTTACTACAGTTTTTCGGGGAAGCAGCTTATTCTAAGCCGGTTCATAAACAACCAAGTTCAAAGCCAGTTCATCAATGCCGGAAATGCGCGGCTTTATGGTATAGAAACCGAGATTAATTTCGTCCCCAGCCGTTATTTTGATCTGAACTTCAACGCTGGCTATCTGGATAATAAAATCACATCCTCCGATGTGATCGTGCCGAACCCGCTCAATGTTCCCACCCCGTTGAAGGGCCGGAAACTCCCCCGGACGCCGAAGTGGAATGCCAACGCCATTGCGGCGGTGCATATTCCCGTGGAGCGGCTCGGCACCTTCACCTTCCAGGCTGAGGCCAATGCGGTGGCGAAGCAGAATTATTCGCTGACCAATTTCTATCTCGCGGCAGACGAGGCGCGCATCGTCGCCAATTTCCGCCTGCTGTGGAAGTCGGAAAGCGGCAAGATCAATGCGCAAGCGTTCGTGACCAACGCCTTCAACCGCAACTATTATCTGAACATCGCCGACACGGTCATAAACCGCGCGGCACTTGGCGGCATTGCCGGCCCCGAGAATGAGGGGCGGTTGTGGGGTTTCAAAGTCGGCATGACCTTTTAG